A region from the Thermanaeromonas toyohensis ToBE genome encodes:
- the cphA gene encoding cyanophycin synthetase, which translates to MKILDFRALEGPNIFCLRPVLVARLDLGNYAEVNTGQILSFGEKLMATLPGLKDHHCSRGYKGGFQERLLEGTYLGHVVEHVALELLWLAGEEVSYGKTRHTQTPGLVEIILEYSCKKAAETALGLAVDLVLSLLQEKDYNVQATLKRLKEVLDKHRLGPSTEAIVAACRRRGIPVRPLGEGSLLQLGYGCRSRRIWATITENTSCLAVDIARDKALTKKLLKEFGLPVPRGLVVESPEEAVTAAHELGFPVVVKPLHGNQGKGVFTNLKKASEVRRAYREAAAYGPVLVEEHLPGRQYRLLVVKGKFIAASERLPAQVVGDGQHSIRELIKLANLDPARGEGHDRPLTRLPLDSLTLFTLRRQGWSLEDIPPKGTVILLRESANLSTGGTAVDVTDRVHPRNAELAIEAARIIGLDVAGVDMICPDITRPLTTGGGGIVEVNAAPGIRMHHFPTAGQPRDAAAAIVESLFPPGDDGRIPIVSITGTNGKTTTARLIAYILGLTGLTVGLTTTDGIYIGGRLVEKGDAAGPASARRILADRRVEVAVLETARGGILRAGLAYDRADVGIVLNVSEDHLGQYGVETLEDLAYVKSLVVETVKEDGWSVLNADDPLTARMRDQARGKVIFFSLNSRNPIVVNHLTGGGTAVYTQAGYIFIAQGSLKKRLLPVSAVTCAFKGLARHNLQNALAAVAACLALNIPFSTIARGLKEFGRVPEHNPGRLMFQEIGGVKVIIDYGHNPAGFESVLKLARQISPEVIGVIGVPGDRPDSSILKSGMVAGRFCYRLVIKEDKDRRGRNPGEVASLLHRGALAAGLSPERIEVELKEKEAVNKALMRARPGQVVAIFYEELEVVCQVVNRFKSEKRGFLLDMVYN; encoded by the coding sequence ATGAAAATACTCGACTTCCGGGCCCTAGAGGGGCCCAATATCTTTTGCTTGCGCCCGGTGCTGGTGGCCCGGCTCGATTTAGGGAACTATGCTGAGGTTAATACTGGCCAAATCTTAAGTTTTGGGGAAAAACTTATGGCTACCTTGCCGGGTCTTAAGGATCACCATTGCTCCCGGGGATATAAAGGGGGATTTCAGGAGAGGTTGCTGGAGGGGACTTACCTGGGTCACGTGGTGGAACACGTCGCCCTAGAGCTCCTCTGGCTGGCCGGTGAGGAGGTTTCTTACGGCAAAACCCGGCATACCCAAACCCCCGGGCTGGTAGAGATCATCCTGGAGTACAGCTGTAAGAAGGCTGCGGAAACAGCCCTTGGTCTTGCGGTGGATTTGGTCTTAAGCCTTCTTCAGGAAAAAGATTATAACGTCCAGGCCACCCTAAAAAGGCTAAAGGAGGTTCTCGATAAGCACCGCCTGGGCCCCAGCACAGAAGCCATTGTAGCTGCCTGCCGTCGCCGCGGTATTCCAGTACGGCCCTTAGGGGAAGGAAGTTTGCTCCAGCTGGGGTACGGCTGCCGTAGCCGCCGGATATGGGCTACTATAACTGAAAACACTAGCTGCCTAGCCGTGGATATAGCCAGGGATAAGGCTTTGACCAAAAAGCTACTAAAGGAGTTCGGCTTGCCGGTACCCCGGGGGTTGGTAGTTGAAAGCCCGGAGGAAGCAGTAACTGCGGCCCATGAGCTGGGTTTTCCTGTAGTAGTAAAACCCCTCCACGGAAACCAAGGGAAGGGTGTTTTTACCAACCTTAAGAAAGCCTCCGAGGTTAGGCGGGCTTACCGGGAGGCGGCAGCCTACGGTCCCGTTCTGGTCGAAGAGCATCTTCCTGGACGTCAATATAGGCTTTTAGTGGTTAAGGGAAAATTTATAGCCGCTTCCGAGCGCTTGCCCGCGCAGGTTGTGGGTGATGGCCAGCATTCCATCCGGGAGCTTATTAAACTAGCCAATTTAGACCCAGCCCGCGGCGAAGGTCACGACCGCCCCTTAACCAGGCTGCCTTTAGATAGCCTAACCCTTTTTACCTTAAGGCGCCAAGGATGGTCCCTAGAGGATATACCTCCTAAAGGTACAGTCATCCTTTTAAGGGAAAGCGCTAACCTAAGTACGGGCGGGACCGCGGTAGATGTAACTGACCGGGTTCACCCCCGTAATGCCGAATTAGCTATAGAGGCGGCCAGGATCATCGGCCTGGATGTAGCTGGGGTGGATATGATCTGCCCCGATATTACCCGCCCGTTAACTACTGGAGGGGGTGGAATTGTAGAGGTAAATGCAGCTCCAGGAATCCGTATGCACCATTTTCCCACAGCTGGTCAGCCCCGGGATGCCGCAGCGGCCATAGTGGAAAGCCTTTTTCCTCCGGGAGACGATGGCCGCATCCCCATTGTATCTATCACGGGCACCAACGGTAAAACTACCACAGCCCGCCTTATCGCCTATATCCTGGGCTTGACTGGTTTAACGGTAGGCCTTACCACCACCGATGGGATATATATTGGAGGACGGCTAGTGGAAAAGGGAGATGCGGCGGGTCCAGCTAGTGCCCGGAGGATCTTGGCTGACCGGAGGGTGGAGGTGGCTGTGCTGGAAACAGCCCGCGGAGGGATTTTGCGGGCGGGGCTAGCTTACGACCGGGCGGATGTAGGTATTGTACTTAACGTTAGCGAAGATCACCTGGGTCAATATGGGGTGGAAACCTTGGAAGATTTAGCCTACGTTAAATCCCTGGTGGTAGAAACAGTCAAGGAGGACGGCTGGTCAGTGTTAAATGCCGACGATCCTTTAACAGCACGGATGCGGGATCAAGCCCGGGGTAAGGTCATATTCTTTAGTTTAAACAGCCGTAACCCTATAGTGGTAAATCACCTAACTGGTGGGGGTACGGCCGTCTATACTCAAGCTGGCTATATCTTTATAGCCCAGGGGAGCTTAAAAAAGAGGCTTCTGCCCGTTTCCGCAGTAACTTGCGCCTTTAAAGGTCTGGCCCGCCATAACCTGCAGAACGCTTTAGCTGCTGTAGCTGCCTGCCTGGCTTTAAATATCCCTTTTTCTACAATAGCCCGGGGTTTAAAGGAGTTCGGCCGGGTACCAGAGCATAACCCAGGGCGCCTGATGTTCCAGGAAATTGGCGGGGTTAAGGTTATTATAGATTATGGCCATAACCCGGCAGGTTTTGAGAGCGTGCTTAAGCTAGCCAGGCAGATCTCCCCTGAGGTAATAGGGGTAATCGGGGTGCCGGGGGACCGGCCGGACAGTTCTATCCTTAAGAGTGGAATGGTGGCGGGCCGCTTCTGCTATCGGCTGGTCATAAAGGAAGACAAGGATCGGCGGGGCCGGAATCCCGGGGAGGTAGCTAGCTTGCTACACCGAGGAGCCTTGGCTGCGGGGCTTTCTCCGGAAAGGATAGAAGTGGAGCTTAAAGAGAAGGAGGCGGTTAATAAAGCCTTAATGAGAGCGCGACCTGGCCAGGTAGTAGCCATTTTTTACGAGGAATTAGAGGTAGTTTGTCAGGTAGTTAATAGGTTTAAGAGTGAAAAAAGAGGATTTTTGCTAGATATGGTGTATAATTAA